A single Parabacteroides timonensis DNA region contains:
- a CDS encoding FecR family protein, whose product MKSEKNIHILEDFLQGKASGQDIRYLLSQLDNAGQWDSWMKDKWEKADSEIDTRVERKMYEDILKGTSRKRSYFTTLRRFWNVAASIVILFLFSFTVYLLKDKNENASFKDMTITVDKGQKASITLPDGTLVWMNSASSLHYGKNFNASKRNVRLEGEAYFEVAKNPEAPFTVMVGDVSVTALGTSFNLKGYPGEPLVSALLIEGSIEVSSPYEHLYVLPNEVVHYDYRNKYLQKTRLEDIRTVTAWRDNRFVLDDQSLLEITNLLSRQYNVTFRFTDESLKDYQYTGTLGNTSLQSILQILSLTSPLSYQIQDSIIVLSENKQVIKQYNTVIK is encoded by the coding sequence ATGAAGAGCGAAAAGAATATACATATATTGGAAGATTTTCTCCAGGGAAAGGCCTCTGGCCAGGATATTCGTTATTTACTGTCTCAACTGGATAATGCGGGCCAGTGGGATAGCTGGATGAAAGACAAGTGGGAGAAAGCGGATAGTGAGATTGATACCCGTGTAGAACGTAAAATGTATGAAGACATCCTCAAGGGAACTTCCCGGAAACGGAGTTATTTCACAACCCTTCGTCGATTCTGGAATGTAGCGGCTTCTATAGTGATATTGTTTTTATTCTCGTTTACCGTTTATCTTCTGAAAGATAAAAATGAGAATGCTTCTTTTAAAGATATGACCATAACGGTCGATAAAGGACAGAAAGCTTCGATAACTTTACCTGATGGAACTTTGGTGTGGATGAACTCGGCATCCAGCTTACATTATGGCAAAAATTTTAATGCATCTAAAAGAAATGTAAGACTGGAAGGTGAGGCCTATTTTGAAGTTGCTAAAAATCCGGAAGCTCCGTTTACGGTGATGGTAGGAGATGTCTCTGTGACGGCTTTGGGTACGTCATTTAATCTTAAAGGATACCCTGGTGAACCGTTAGTCTCTGCTCTTTTGATAGAAGGGAGTATAGAAGTCAGTTCGCCGTATGAACATTTGTATGTCCTGCCGAATGAAGTGGTACACTATGATTACAGAAATAAATATTTACAGAAAACACGGTTGGAAGACATACGCACTGTGACTGCCTGGCGCGACAACCGTTTTGTGCTTGATGACCAGAGTTTATTAGAGATAACCAATCTGTTGTCGAGACAGTATAATGTAACATTCCGCTTTACCGATGAATCGTTAAAAGATTATCAATATACGGGAACACTCGGAAATACCAGCCTCCAGAGTATTCTCCAGATACTTTCACTTACCTCCCCCCTGAGCTATCAGATACAGGATAGCATAATTGTTCTTTCCGAAAATAAACAAGTGATAAAGCAGTACAATACTGTGATAAAATAG
- a CDS encoding RNA polymerase sigma factor, with the protein MRREEIISDNQILIKIKSGDITCFEYLYQRYKGKIYNFILSLSGGDFYLAEEITQNVFLRIWEIRKDMNTTESVSSFMYTMSRNMFLNTVKRRAQEALYQASLQQEYEEAENTVEAEIEYKLLEQEINRLIEQLPPARQRIYRLSKQQHFTNKEIAEILHISENTVESNLYKATLFMRKILSLRYDADIIIVMFLLAGID; encoded by the coding sequence ATGAGACGGGAAGAAATAATATCAGATAATCAGATTCTTATCAAGATAAAATCAGGCGATATTACTTGTTTTGAATACTTGTACCAAAGGTATAAGGGAAAAATCTATAATTTCATTTTAAGTCTTTCCGGTGGCGACTTTTACCTGGCCGAAGAGATTACCCAGAATGTTTTTCTTCGTATCTGGGAAATACGGAAAGATATGAATACAACTGAGTCTGTCTCCTCTTTCATGTATACGATGTCTCGCAATATGTTCTTGAACACAGTCAAACGGCGTGCTCAGGAAGCCCTTTACCAGGCTTCTTTGCAACAGGAATATGAAGAAGCAGAAAATACGGTAGAAGCTGAGATCGAATATAAGTTATTGGAGCAGGAGATCAATCGTTTGATTGAACAATTACCTCCCGCCCGACAGCGGATCTACCGGTTAAGCAAGCAACAACATTTTACGAACAAGGAAATTGCCGAAATATTACATATCTCTGAAAATACGGTTGAATCGAACCTGTATAAAGCGACCTTATTCATGCGGAAGATCCTGTCTCTACGTTATGATGCCGATATAATCATAGTAATGTTTTTGTTGGCAGGGATCGATTGA
- a CDS encoding THUMP-like domain-containing protein, which produces MKQTDEFRQFVKEHAGDDLTRLLLSASRYPSVDVPFAVEQIASRRQIRDKLPVWFANDALLFPSKISAEQCSSEQTALYKQRLVEESDTLCDLTGGLGIDSYYLSRKARHVTYIERFPAYCEAARNNFYVLGADNITIMEGDSTELISGLPEVSAFYIDPARRGEGNKRVYALQDCEPDLPALLPELFRHAPKVIAKLSPMADIQMTLDLLPGTTGIHVLSVKNECKELLFVVERDTVTESPLIHCINYTSSGQEESFSFVWEDERQEGLHLSDRVKNFLYEPNASLLKAGAFKSVASRFGLGKLDVNSHLYTSDTRLDNFPGRSFRVENIHPFTGKLCKTLSRLIPQANISVRNFPLSVDELRKRTKIADGGDIYIFATQIGSEKILVECRKA; this is translated from the coding sequence ATGAAACAGACAGACGAATTCAGGCAATTTGTAAAAGAACATGCTGGCGACGATTTGACACGATTGTTGCTGAGTGCTTCCCGTTATCCTTCGGTGGATGTTCCCTTTGCTGTCGAACAGATTGCTTCCCGGCGTCAGATCAGAGACAAACTACCTGTATGGTTTGCAAACGACGCCTTGTTGTTTCCCTCTAAAATATCGGCGGAGCAATGCTCGTCCGAGCAGACAGCTTTGTATAAACAGCGGTTGGTAGAGGAAAGTGATACCCTATGCGATCTGACCGGTGGTCTGGGGATCGATAGTTATTATCTTTCCCGCAAAGCCCGTCATGTCACCTATATAGAACGTTTCCCTGCTTATTGTGAAGCGGCGCGCAATAACTTTTATGTATTAGGAGCTGATAATATCACTATCATGGAAGGTGATAGTACAGAATTGATTTCCGGATTGCCAGAAGTCAGTGCTTTTTATATTGATCCCGCCCGTCGTGGTGAAGGCAATAAGCGTGTTTATGCCTTGCAGGATTGCGAACCGGATTTACCAGCTCTTTTGCCTGAATTGTTCCGTCATGCACCTAAAGTAATAGCCAAACTATCTCCGATGGCTGATATTCAAATGACACTGGATTTATTGCCGGGAACTACCGGGATTCATGTTTTGTCTGTGAAGAATGAATGTAAAGAATTGCTCTTTGTAGTAGAACGCGATACCGTTACGGAATCACCGCTTATCCATTGTATTAATTATACCAGCAGTGGCCAGGAAGAATCTTTCTCCTTTGTCTGGGAGGATGAACGGCAGGAAGGATTGCATTTGTCAGACCGTGTAAAGAATTTTCTGTATGAACCGAATGCTTCTTTGTTGAAAGCCGGAGCTTTTAAAAGTGTGGCCTCTCGTTTCGGGCTTGGTAAGTTAGATGTCAATAGCCACCTTTATACATCGGATACCCGGTTGGATAATTTTCCCGGAAGAAGTTTTCGTGTAGAAAATATACACCCTTTTACAGGAAAACTATGTAAAACTTTATCGCGACTTATTCCACAGGCAAACATTTCTGTACGGAATTTTCCCCTTTCCGTAGACGAATTACGTAAGCGTACAAAGATCGCAGATGGGGGCGATATATATATCTTTGCAACTCAGATAGGATCTGAAAAAATATTGGTAGAATGCCGGAAGGCATAA
- a CDS encoding AraC family transcriptional regulator, whose translation MRNLCKNFIFTLLFVSVNCLANSLPQYSLPDTLLTEDYIYEYTFTDYDKAVRIIEEMRRRNLLPEHRLDIAEGDLYFNTGKYHAGLKYYRRALESDSVRNNDNDYMEQLHRMISSYDCLHDEARKAYYVELLLQKAKECSNLVMQSVALFNMGKMIYYQEDKERGYELVNEAITLMKESDYKYKYDNLRYNYNSLLIMQQRDKRYEEALHTLDLLAEVVNADIAGTPSIGGLAEKEQKTMYAQRAVLLSRLGRIAEADEAYGRWHSIGDKYMKDDYLICPYLMDRKRFDDVIELYAPREKFLYEQNDTINYHMMTIKRLLGRAYAAKGDYRSSSVYFEQLAVLTDSLKIREQKSAAIELATVYETNEKEAQIIQQKNQLAISRVWLVSAGIAVCLLALIIWLITRNLHIIRRKNRAMVKQMKEQFSFGEMMEKRIRELERDLLQTQFPLAGVAQPEVAADTANTQEQVLFATFHRLLTEEQLFKKPSLTRDEVVARLGVNKNMLISTLQQYAGISFTDYINNLRLACALELLSAMDDDTIELIAEKSGFGSVRTFYRLFRERYDMSPSDYKRIVSNP comes from the coding sequence ATGAGAAACCTCTGTAAGAACTTTATTTTTACTTTATTATTTGTATCTGTAAATTGTTTAGCAAACTCTTTGCCACAGTATTCGTTACCCGACACTTTGCTGACGGAAGACTATATATACGAATACACTTTTACCGATTATGATAAGGCTGTACGTATCATTGAAGAGATGCGTCGACGTAACCTCCTGCCGGAACATCGACTCGATATTGCCGAAGGGGATCTTTATTTCAATACAGGTAAATATCACGCAGGATTGAAATATTACCGCCGTGCATTGGAAAGTGATTCGGTGCGGAACAACGACAACGACTATATGGAACAACTCCACCGTATGATCTCTAGTTACGATTGCTTGCACGATGAAGCTCGAAAAGCCTATTATGTGGAATTATTACTGCAAAAGGCTAAAGAATGCAGTAATCTGGTAATGCAATCTGTCGCTCTCTTCAATATGGGCAAGATGATTTACTACCAGGAAGATAAGGAGCGGGGTTACGAACTTGTGAACGAAGCGATAACCTTAATGAAAGAATCGGACTATAAATATAAATACGACAATCTCCGCTATAACTATAACTCCTTGCTGATCATGCAACAACGTGATAAGCGTTACGAGGAAGCCCTGCATACGCTCGACCTCCTGGCTGAAGTTGTAAATGCAGATATTGCAGGAACGCCCTCCATCGGTGGACTGGCAGAGAAAGAACAGAAAACAATGTATGCTCAGCGTGCTGTCCTGCTTTCACGCCTGGGACGGATAGCGGAAGCTGACGAAGCCTATGGCCGTTGGCATTCCATTGGTGATAAATATATGAAAGACGATTACCTGATCTGTCCTTACCTGATGGACAGGAAACGATTTGACGATGTAATAGAACTGTATGCCCCTCGTGAAAAATTCCTTTACGAGCAGAATGATACTATCAATTACCATATGATGACCATTAAGCGTTTACTGGGGAGGGCTTACGCGGCTAAAGGAGACTACCGTTCTTCCTCCGTCTATTTTGAACAACTCGCTGTCCTGACTGATAGTTTGAAGATACGTGAACAGAAAAGTGCTGCCATCGAATTAGCAACGGTATACGAAACCAACGAGAAAGAAGCACAGATCATACAACAAAAGAATCAGCTTGCCATTAGTCGGGTCTGGTTGGTCAGTGCGGGGATTGCTGTTTGTTTACTGGCACTTATCATCTGGTTGATCACACGAAATCTGCACATCATACGCCGTAAAAATAGGGCTATGGTGAAACAGATGAAGGAGCAATTCTCTTTCGGTGAGATGATGGAGAAACGGATACGCGAGTTGGAACGCGATTTATTACAGACTCAATTCCCTTTGGCTGGTGTAGCTCAACCGGAAGTTGCAGCTGATACAGCCAATACACAGGAACAAGTATTGTTTGCAACTTTTCATCGCCTGCTTACGGAAGAACAGCTCTTTAAGAAGCCTAGTCTTACCCGCGATGAGGTGGTAGCTCGGCTGGGTGTCAATAAAAACATGTTGATATCGACTCTTCAGCAATATGCCGGAATCTCTTTTACCGATTATATCAATAATTTGCGGTTGGCTTGTGCTTTGGAACTTTTGTCGGCTATGGATGATGATACGATCGAATTGATAGCTGAAAAATCAGGTTTCGGTTCTGTGCGTACTTTTTATCGGTTATTCAGGGAGAGATATGATATGTCTCCTTCCGACTATAAACGGATTGTGTCGAATCCCTGA
- the trpB gene encoding tryptophan synthase subunit beta — MKTYQVDKNGYYGEFGGAYIPEILHRCVEDLQKTYLEVLESESFKQEFNQLLRDYVGRPSPLYLAKRLSEKYGCKIYLKREDLNHTGAHKINNTIGQILLARRMGKTRIIAETGAGQHGVASATVCALMNMECIVYMGKTDVERQHANVQKMEMLGATVVPVTSGNMTLKDATNEAIRDWCCHPSDTYYIIGSTVGPHPYPDMVARLQSVISEEIKKQLLEQEGRENPDYLIACVGGGSNAAGTIYHFIDDERVKLVLAEAGGKGICSGMSAATIQLGKKGIIHGARTLVMQSEDGQIEEPYSISAGLDYPGIGPIHANLSVSHRASILAVDDDEALEAAFELTRLEGIIPALESAHALGALAKVNFKPEDVVVLTVSGRGDKDMDTYIEYKNRK, encoded by the coding sequence ATGAAAACGTATCAAGTTGACAAGAATGGTTACTATGGTGAGTTCGGTGGGGCATACATCCCAGAGATACTTCACCGGTGTGTGGAAGATTTACAAAAGACTTACCTGGAAGTACTCGAAAGCGAAAGTTTCAAGCAAGAGTTCAACCAATTGTTGCGAGATTATGTAGGCCGTCCCTCTCCTCTTTACCTGGCTAAACGGTTAAGCGAAAAGTATGGCTGTAAGATCTATCTGAAACGGGAAGACTTGAATCACACCGGTGCTCATAAGATCAACAACACGATCGGGCAGATCCTACTGGCACGTCGCATGGGCAAAACACGCATCATTGCCGAAACAGGTGCCGGACAGCATGGTGTTGCCTCTGCAACCGTCTGTGCTCTGATGAATATGGAATGTATCGTTTATATGGGTAAAACCGACGTGGAACGCCAGCATGCCAATGTGCAAAAAATGGAGATGCTCGGTGCTACGGTTGTCCCCGTTACTTCTGGTAATATGACATTAAAAGATGCAACAAACGAAGCGATTCGCGACTGGTGTTGTCATCCTTCCGATACTTATTATATCATTGGTTCTACTGTTGGACCTCATCCCTACCCTGATATGGTAGCCCGTCTGCAATCGGTGATCAGCGAAGAGATAAAAAAACAACTTCTCGAACAGGAAGGACGCGAAAATCCGGACTACCTGATTGCTTGTGTAGGAGGAGGAAGTAACGCTGCAGGAACAATCTATCATTTTATCGACGACGAACGGGTAAAACTCGTACTGGCTGAAGCCGGAGGAAAAGGAATCTGCTCGGGAATGAGCGCCGCCACTATCCAACTGGGGAAAAAGGGTATTATCCACGGAGCTCGTACTTTGGTGATGCAAAGTGAAGATGGACAGATCGAAGAGCCTTATTCAATATCTGCCGGATTGGACTATCCGGGTATCGGACCGATCCATGCAAACCTGTCTGTTTCCCACCGGGCTTCCATCCTGGCAGTCGATGATGACGAGGCTTTGGAAGCGGCATTCGAACTGACCCGTCTGGAAGGAATTATTCCGGCACTGGAAAGTGCACATGCTTTAGGAGCACTTGCCAAGGTGAATTTTAAACCGGAAGATGTAGTCGTATTGACTGTTTCCGGACGTGGAGATAAAGATATGGATACATATATTGAATATAAAAACAGAAAGTAA
- a CDS encoding anthranilate synthase component I family protein: MKNYHFKTISKQVLGDLHTPVSIYLKVRDIYPESALLESSDFHGNENSLSFIALCPLASIGINNGECTATFPDGNREITPLTESYNVADAMNAFLSRYSIEGADKKVCGLFGYTAFDAVRYFENIPVMEAHHEENDAPDMLYILYKYILVFNHFKNELTLVELLQENEKSNLQEIETLIENRNYASYNFQTTGPETSPITGEEYKAMVREGIKHCMRGDVFQIVLSRRFEQPFKGDDFKVYRALRSVNPSPYLFYFDFGGFRIFGSSPETHCKVTEGHVSIDPIAGTAFRTGNVALDKQRTEALLADPKENAEHVMLVDLARNDLSRNAHNVQVDFYKEVQYYSHVIHLVSRVSGEVDRESNPVKTYIDTFPAGTLSGAPKVRAMQLITDLEKHNRGAYGGCIGFIGLDGDLNQAITIRTFVSRGNVLYYQAGAGIVAKSNDERELQEVNNKLGALKKAIDLAATLKN; the protein is encoded by the coding sequence ATGAAAAATTATCATTTCAAAACTATAAGCAAACAGGTTTTAGGCGACCTACACACTCCTGTCAGCATTTATCTGAAAGTACGGGATATCTATCCGGAATCAGCTTTATTGGAAAGTTCGGATTTCCATGGAAATGAAAACAGCCTTTCATTTATCGCCCTTTGTCCGCTGGCAAGTATCGGTATCAACAATGGTGAATGCACTGCAACCTTCCCCGACGGAAACCGGGAAATAACCCCACTCACTGAAAGTTATAACGTTGCTGATGCGATGAATGCCTTCCTTAGCCGTTACAGTATCGAGGGAGCAGATAAGAAAGTATGCGGCCTGTTCGGTTACACAGCCTTTGATGCTGTCCGCTACTTCGAGAACATCCCGGTAATGGAAGCCCACCATGAAGAAAACGATGCTCCCGATATGCTATACATATTATATAAGTATATCCTTGTATTCAACCACTTCAAAAATGAACTGACATTAGTCGAGTTATTACAGGAAAATGAAAAAAGTAACTTACAGGAAATAGAGACACTGATCGAAAACCGCAACTATGCCTCCTATAACTTCCAGACGACAGGTCCGGAAACATCTCCCATCACTGGCGAAGAATACAAAGCGATGGTGCGCGAAGGTATCAAACACTGTATGCGCGGCGATGTTTTCCAGATCGTATTGAGCCGCCGCTTCGAACAACCTTTCAAAGGGGATGACTTTAAAGTATACCGCGCATTACGAAGTGTCAATCCTTCTCCTTATCTGTTCTATTTCGATTTCGGCGGTTTCCGCATCTTCGGTTCTTCTCCGGAGACGCACTGCAAGGTGACGGAAGGACATGTAAGCATCGACCCGATTGCCGGAACCGCTTTCCGCACGGGAAATGTGGCTTTAGACAAACAGCGTACAGAAGCCTTGCTGGCCGACCCGAAAGAAAATGCCGAACATGTGATGCTCGTAGACCTTGCCCGCAATGACCTGAGCCGCAATGCCCACAATGTACAAGTCGATTTCTACAAAGAAGTACAATATTACAGCCACGTTATCCACCTCGTATCCCGTGTAAGTGGAGAAGTCGACAGGGAAAGCAATCCCGTTAAGACTTATATAGATACCTTCCCGGCCGGCACCCTGAGCGGTGCACCGAAAGTACGCGCCATGCAACTGATCACCGACCTGGAAAAACATAACCGCGGTGCTTATGGCGGTTGTATCGGATTTATCGGCCTGGACGGCGATCTGAATCAGGCTATCACCATCCGTACATTTGTAAGCCGTGGCAACGTATTATATTATCAGGCTGGTGCCGGTATCGTTGCCAAAAGCAATGACGAACGCGAACTTCAGGAAGTAAACAACAAGCTGGGAGCCTTGAAAAAAGCAATCGACCTGGCAGCAACTTTAAAGAACTAA
- a CDS encoding anthranilate synthase component II gives MSKILLFDNYDSFTYNLLHILKELGAEVEVHRNDKISLDEVERFDKILLSPGPGIPEEAGILLPLIRRYAPTKSILGVCLGEQAIGEAFGATLINLTDVHHGVCSDIRVIAKEPLFAGLEPGFRAGRYHSWAVSRDNFPECLEITAEDMEEKQIMALRHRTYDVRGIQFHPESVLTPKGKIIIENWLKA, from the coding sequence ATGAGCAAAATATTATTATTCGACAATTACGATTCCTTCACTTACAATTTATTACACATACTGAAGGAGCTGGGTGCAGAAGTGGAAGTGCACCGCAACGACAAAATATCACTGGACGAAGTAGAGCGTTTCGACAAGATACTTCTCTCGCCGGGTCCCGGTATCCCTGAAGAAGCAGGCATCCTGCTCCCATTGATCCGTCGGTATGCTCCGACAAAAAGTATCCTGGGAGTTTGCCTGGGTGAACAGGCTATCGGCGAAGCCTTTGGGGCAACCCTGATCAACCTGACAGACGTGCATCACGGCGTTTGTTCCGATATCCGGGTAATAGCCAAAGAACCGCTATTTGCCGGTCTTGAACCCGGATTCCGTGCTGGACGTTATCACTCATGGGCCGTATCCCGCGACAACTTCCCGGAATGCCTGGAAATAACAGCGGAGGATATGGAAGAGAAACAGATCATGGCTTTACGTCACCGCACATACGATGTACGTGGTATCCAGTTCCATCCGGAATCGGTACTGACTCCGAAAGGCAAGATTATTATTGAAAACTGGTTAAAAGCATAA
- the trpD gene encoding anthranilate phosphoribosyltransferase — MKDILYRLFEHQYLGRDEARQILQKMAAGEYNDSQIASLITVFLMRNISVEELSGFREALLEMRVPVDLTDYKPIDIVGTGGDGKNTFNISTASCFVVAGAGYNVVKHGNYGATSVSGASNVMEQHGVKFTNNIDKLRESMDACHIAYLHAPLFNPALKAVAPVRKSLGVRSFFNMLGPLVNPVMPAYQLLGVYNLPLLRLYSYTYQESGTRFAVVHSLDGFDEISLTTEFKVAMPEKEKLYTPEMLGFSRCTEPDLDGGQTVEDAARIFDSVMKNTATPAQKNCVIANSAFAIQVICPEKKIETCIAEARESLESGKALATLKKFISLNN; from the coding sequence ATGAAAGATATATTATACAGACTATTCGAACATCAGTATCTGGGACGTGACGAAGCCCGTCAGATACTACAAAAGATGGCAGCCGGAGAATATAACGATTCACAAATAGCCAGCCTGATCACGGTATTCCTGATGCGTAACATTTCCGTAGAAGAACTATCCGGTTTTCGCGAAGCACTGCTTGAAATGCGTGTACCGGTCGACCTGACCGACTACAAACCGATCGATATTGTAGGAACCGGAGGCGATGGTAAAAATACATTCAATATCAGTACCGCTTCCTGTTTCGTAGTAGCAGGAGCCGGTTATAATGTGGTGAAACATGGTAACTACGGAGCGACTTCTGTAAGTGGGGCCAGCAACGTGATGGAACAACACGGTGTCAAGTTTACGAACAATATCGACAAACTCCGAGAATCGATGGATGCCTGCCACATTGCTTACCTGCATGCTCCTTTGTTCAACCCGGCCTTGAAGGCTGTCGCTCCGGTACGTAAAAGCCTGGGAGTACGTAGCTTCTTCAATATGCTCGGCCCGCTGGTTAATCCGGTAATGCCGGCTTATCAGTTGCTGGGTGTATATAACTTGCCGTTACTTCGCTTGTACAGTTACACGTATCAGGAAAGCGGAACACGTTTTGCCGTTGTCCACAGTTTGGATGGGTTCGACGAAATATCCCTGACGACCGAGTTTAAAGTAGCCATGCCGGAAAAAGAGAAATTGTATACTCCGGAAATGTTAGGTTTCTCCCGTTGTACCGAGCCCGATCTCGACGGCGGACAAACCGTAGAAGATGCCGCCCGTATTTTCGATAGCGTGATGAAGAATACGGCAACCCCGGCACAGAAGAACTGTGTGATTGCCAACTCCGCCTTCGCCATCCAGGTGATCTGTCCCGAAAAGAAGATAGAAACCTGTATCGCCGAAGCTCGTGAGTCACTGGAAAGCGGTAAAGCACTGGCAACATTGAAGAAGTTCATTTCACTAAACAATTAA
- the trpC gene encoding indole-3-glycerol phosphate synthase TrpC: MKDILQDIIANKRIEVERQKQAVRIQTLLALGGERLERTTYSMRASLAASSSGIIAEFKRKSPSKGWLHPNAAIAEIVPAYKEAGASACSILTDPQFFGGSLGDLCLARKLVDIPLLRKDFIIDEYQLYQARVMGADAVLLIAACLTPDQCLELAELAHTLQLETLLEVHSEKELEYLNPHIDMLGVNNRNLGTFHTDVANSFHLAEKMQEIVREKDLSPLLVSESGISDTETVGRLREAGFRGFLIGETFMKTKQPGDTLSAFIEDLPC, encoded by the coding sequence ATGAAAGATATATTACAAGACATCATAGCCAATAAACGTATTGAAGTAGAGCGGCAGAAACAGGCTGTCCGTATTCAAACGTTACTGGCATTAGGCGGCGAACGGCTTGAACGTACCACCTATTCGATGCGTGCGTCTCTGGCGGCTTCCTCTTCGGGAATCATCGCCGAGTTTAAACGTAAAAGTCCGTCCAAAGGTTGGTTACATCCTAATGCCGCTATTGCAGAGATAGTACCTGCTTATAAAGAGGCCGGGGCTTCTGCTTGTTCCATCCTTACCGACCCGCAATTCTTCGGCGGCTCACTGGGTGACCTGTGCCTGGCACGCAAATTGGTCGATATTCCACTGCTGCGAAAAGATTTTATCATAGACGAATATCAGCTTTACCAGGCCCGTGTCATGGGAGCCGATGCCGTATTACTAATAGCCGCCTGCCTCACTCCGGACCAATGTCTTGAATTGGCAGAACTGGCACATACCTTGCAATTGGAAACACTACTGGAAGTCCATAGCGAAAAAGAACTGGAATATCTGAATCCGCATATCGACATGCTGGGTGTGAACAATCGTAATCTCGGAACCTTCCACACCGATGTGGCTAATTCCTTCCATCTGGCAGAGAAGATGCAGGAAATAGTTCGGGAAAAAGACCTTTCTCCCCTATTGGTTTCCGAAAGCGGTATTTCCGATACAGAAACAGTAGGTCGTCTTCGAGAAGCTGGTTTCCGCGGTTTCCTGATCGGTGAAACATTTATGAAGACCAAGCAACCGGGTGATACCTTGTCTGCTTTCATAGAAGATCTGCCATGTTGA
- a CDS encoding phosphoribosylanthranilate isomerase, whose amino-acid sequence MLIKVCGMRDPENIRQVATTGIDWMGFIFYTKSPRRFGSVDSGQLTDDSLKKTNSNHSSNYLLSTINRQLKKVGVFVNATPEYMMETANLYKLDYLQLHGNESPDTCYALQKRGYAIIKAFSIASIDDLASTTEYEGRADYFLFDTKCNGYGGSGKQFDWSILASYNGNTPFLLSGGINPNSVDAIINFKHPRLAGIDLNSGFEIEPGMKDADKIKTFIDKIKK is encoded by the coding sequence ATGTTGATCAAAGTATGTGGAATGCGTGACCCGGAAAATATCCGGCAGGTAGCAACGACAGGGATCGACTGGATGGGATTCATCTTTTACACCAAATCGCCAAGGCGATTTGGCTCAGTGGACAGTGGACAGTTGACAGATGACAGTTTAAAGAAAACTAACAGCAATCACTCCTCTAACTATCTACTGTCAACTATCAATCGTCAACTGAAAAAAGTCGGTGTCTTCGTCAATGCGACTCCCGAGTATATGATGGAAACAGCCAACCTGTACAAACTCGACTACTTACAGTTGCATGGGAACGAATCGCCGGACACCTGTTACGCACTGCAAAAGCGTGGCTATGCAATCATCAAAGCATTCTCTATCGCCTCGATTGACGACCTAGCTTCCACTACCGAATATGAAGGACGTGCCGATTATTTTCTGTTCGACACCAAATGCAACGGTTATGGTGGCTCCGGTAAACAGTTCGACTGGTCGATACTTGCTTCTTACAATGGAAATACACCGTTCCTGCTCAGTGGAGGTATCAATCCCAACAGCGTGGACGCCATCATTAATTTCAAACATCCCCGACTGGCAGGCATCGACCTGAACAGTGGGTTTGAGATCGAACCGGGTATGAAGGATGCAGACAAGATAAAAACGTTTATAGATAAGATTAAGAAATAA